One segment of Myxocyprinus asiaticus isolate MX2 ecotype Aquarium Trade chromosome 41, UBuf_Myxa_2, whole genome shotgun sequence DNA contains the following:
- the mfsd1l gene encoding major facilitator superfamily domain-containing protein 1 encodes MAEAAEKAYYRFVVLFFNCMLTFGSYFCFDIPSVLQEQFQGNLTCPNGTVSNSTGNDTGTCVEGLGMTPQEYNLLYAIYAWTNAVVVIMAGFLIDKLGNRFGVFLFSFLTVLGSAIFALGSHFKGTTYLLPLMLTGRLLFGSGNGSLTIVQNRITAFWFRGKELALAFGLTLAFSRLGSVLNFFFTQRFESLYGMQWTLWGGTFLCVLGFLSAITVSVLDKMGMKQLGLDGVIQEESRKVRIQDVKHLSLRYWLLVLTIMFFYNGIFPFIADASKFIQDKYSGYSQKEAAYIAGAVYDSSLVLSAAVGILIDHVGLRGVFAVLCAVLTLPVFGLLAFTFVPPLVSTIWLGITYSFAAASMWPSIPLVVPQATLGTAMGLATSIQMIGIGISNLVVGQILGTKSSDVKIPLWRWQYMMIFMLANTISCIITSGILNIIDYRQGSTLNKTTKKSAVQNTATQADRDPLINKEREETEEINDVPSINRS; translated from the exons AATCTGACATGTCCAAACGGGACGGTGAGTAACAGCACTGGTAATGACACCGGGACGTGTGTGGAGGGTTTGGGAATGACGCCGCAGGAGTATAATCTGCTCTACGCCATTTATGCCTGGAC GAATGCTGTAGTGGTGATCATGGCAGGATTCCTCATTGATAAGTTGGGAAACCGCT TTGGCGTGTTCCTCTTCTCATTCCTGACTGTATTGGGGTCGGCTATCTTTGCGTTGGGATCTCATTTTAAGGGCACGACGTACCTGTTACCCCTCATGCTGACCGGACGACTACTGTTCGGCTCCGGAAACGGATCCCTCACCA ttgtacAGAATCGCATCACAGCATTCTGGTTCCGAGGAAAGGAGCTGGCGCTTGCGTTTGGACTGACGCTGGCGTTCTCCCGCTTGGGCTCAGTTCTGAACTTTTTCTTTACACAGAGGTTTGAGTCTCTGTATGGGATGCAGTGGACGCTGTGGGGAG GCACGTTCCTGTGTGTTCTTGGCTTCCTGTCGGCTATAACCGTCAGTGTTCTGGATAAGATGGGCATGAAGCAACTGGGATTGGATGGAGTCATACAGGAGGAATCACGAAAAGTG aGAATTCAGGATGTGAAGCATCTGTCTCTCAGATACTGGCTGCTGGTTCTCACTATCATGTTCTTCTATAATGGGATCTTCCCCTTCATCGCTGATGCCAG TAAGTTTATCCAGGATAAATACAGCGGGTACAGTCAGAAAGAGGCGGCGTACATTGCAGGTGCTGTTTATGACAGTTCATTGGTGCTGTCCGCTGCTGTCGGCATCCTCATT GACCACGTGGGGTTGCGTGGTGTGTTTGCGGTGTTGTGTGCGGTGTTGACACTTCCTGTGTTTGGACTCCTGGCTTTTACATTCGTCCCTCCTCTCGTATCAACCATCTGGCTTGGCATCACTTATTCATTTGCTGCT GCGAGTATGTGGCCCTCGATTCCTCTGGTGGTGCCACAAGCCACACTGGGCACAGCAATGGGTTTGGCCACATCAATACAGATGATTGGCATCGGCATTTCCAACCTGGTGGTGGGACAGATACTGGGCACCAAGTCTAG tgaCGTGAAGATCCCGCTGTGGAGATGGCAATATATGATGATCTTCATGCTGGCTAATACCATCAGCTGTATTATCACGTCTGGCATACTCAACATCATTGACTACAGACAG GGGAGCACTCTCAATAAGACGACTAAGAAGTCAGCTGTTCAGAACACCGCCACTCAAGCAGACAGAGATCCGCTGataaacaaagagagagaagagacagAGGAGATAAATGATGTTCCCTCTATCAACAGGAGCTGA